The following proteins are encoded in a genomic region of Cricetulus griseus strain 17A/GY chromosome 7, alternate assembly CriGri-PICRH-1.0, whole genome shotgun sequence:
- the Gaa gene encoding lysosomal alpha-glucosidase yields the protein MRKPPCSNSLIGACTLVSLVSAVILGHLMLRDFLLFPQEPPESSLGLQKTFRPHHRAGYRPGPQHIREHPEQPTAVPTQCDVPPNNRFDCAPDKGISQEQCEARGCCYVPAGQVLMGQPWCFFPPTYPSYRLENLSSTEMGYTATLTRTSPTFFPKDVLSLQLDVLMETESRLHFMIKDPANKRYEVPMETPRVLSRAPSQLYSVEFSEEPFGVIVRRKLDGRVLLNTTVAPLFFADQFLQLSTSLPSPHITGLAEHLSPLMLSTEWTRVTLWNRDVPPSPGTNLYGSHPFYLVLEDGGLAHGVFLLNSNAMDVVLQPSPALTWRSTGGILDVYVFLGPEPKSVVQQYLEVVGYPFMPPYWGLGFHLCRWGYSSTAIVRQVVENMTRAHFPLDVQWNDLDYMDTRKDFTFTQDGFADFPDMVRELHQGGRRYIMILDPAISSSGPAGSYRPYDEGLRRGVFITNSTGQPLIGKAWPGSSTFPDFTNPETLVWWKDMVSEFHAQVPFDGIWIDMNEPSSFIRGSQWGCPDNELENPPYVPAVVGGALQAATICASSRQFLSTHYNLHNLYGLTQAIASNRALVKTRGTRPFVISRSTFAGHGQYAGHWTGDVSSSWEHLSYSVPDILQFNLVGVPLIGADICGFLGDTSEELCVRWTQLGTFYPFMRNHNDYKSKPQEPYRFSETAQQAMRKAFTLRYALLPYLYTLFHGAHIRGDTVARPLFLEFPEDPNTWSVDRQLLWGSALLITPVLEPGKTEVTGYFPEGTWYNLQMVPMEGLGSLPSPPSSLPSPLRSVVHSKGQWLTLEAPLDTINVHLRAGYIIPLQGPSLTTTESRKQPMALAVALTASGEAYGELFWDDGESLDALERGAYTQVTFLAKNDTIVNELVHVAKEGADLQLRKVTVLGVATAPTQVLSNGVPVSNFTYSPESKILAIPVSLLMGEQFQIDWS from the exons ATGAGGAAGCCGCCCTGCTCCAACTCCCTGATCGGGGCCTGCACTCTCGTCTCCTTGGTTTCTGCTGTCATTCTGGGTCATCTCATGCTCCGTGACTTCCTGCTGTTTCCCCAAGAGCCTCCTGAGTCCTCTCTAGGACTGCAGAAGACTTTTAGACCTCACCATCGGGCAGGTTACCGGCCTGGGCCCCAGCACATCCGGGAGCACCCTGAGCAGCCCACAGCAGTGCCCACACAGTGTGATGTGCCCCCCAACAACCGCTTTGACTGTGCCCCAGACAAGGGCATCTCCCAGGAACAGTGCGAGGCCCGTGGCTGCTGTTATGTCCCAGCAGGGCAGGTGCTGATGGGACAACCCTGGTGTTTCTTCCCTCCCACCTACCCAAGCTACCGGCTAGAGAACCTGAGCTCCACAGAGATGGGGTACACAGCCACCCTGACCCGTACCAGCCCGACCTTCTTCCCAAAAGATGTGCTGAGCTTACAGCTAGATGTGCTGATGGAGACGGAGAGCCGCCTGCACTTTATG ATCAAAGATCCTGCTAATAAGCGCTACGAAGTGCCCATGGAGACCCCTCGTGTCCTGAGCCGGGCACCATCCCAACTCTATAGTGTGGAATTCTCAGAGGAGCCCTTTGGAGTGATTGTCCGCAGGAAGCTGGATGGCCGGGTGCT GCTGAACACTACCGTGGCTCCGCTGTTCTTTGCTGACCAGTTCCTGCAGCTGTCCACATCACTGCCCTCCCCGCACATCACTGGCCTCGCTGAGCACCTGAGCCCACTCATGCTCAGCACTGAATGGACTCGGGTCACCCTCTGGAACCGGGACGTGCCACCCTCG CCAGGTACCAACCTCTATGGGTCACACCCTTTCTACCTGGTGCTGGAGGATGGTGGCTTGGCTCATGGTGTCTTCCTGCTGAACAGCAATGCCATGG ATGTGGTCctgcagcccagcccagccctaaCCTGGAGGTCAACAGGTGGGATCTTGGATGTGTACGTGTTCCTAGGCCCAGAGCCCAAGAGCGTTGTGCAGCAGTACCTTGAAGTTGTGG GATACCCCTTCATGCCGCCATACTGGGGCCTGGGTTTCCACCTCTGCCGCTGGGGCTACTCCTCCACTGCTATTGTCCGCCAGGTGGTGGAGAACATGACCAGGGCACACTTCCCCCTG GATGTGCAGTGGAACGACCTGGACTACATGGACACCCGCAAGGACTTCACCTTCACCCAGGACGGGTTTGCAGACTTCCCAGACATGGTTCGAGAGCTCCACCAAGGTGGCCGGCGGTACATAATGATATTG GACCCTGCCATCAGCAGTTCAGGCCCTGCTGGGAGTTACAGGCCCTATGACGAAGGTCTTCGGAGGGGCGTGTTCATCACCAACTCGACTGGGCAGCCGCTAATTGGGAAG GCATGGCCTGGATCTAGCACCTTCCCCGATTTCACCAACCCTGAGACCCTTGTCTGGTGGAAGGACATGGTGTCTGAGTTCCACGCCCAGGTGCCCTTCGATGGAATATGGATT GACATGAACGAGCCATCCAGCTTCATTAGAGGCTCCCAGTGGGGCTGCCCTGACAACGAACTGGAGAACCCACCCTATGTGCCCG CGGTGGTTGGCGGGGCCTTGCAGGCAGCCACCATCTGTGCCTCCAGCCGCCAGTTCCTCTCCACACACTACAACCTCCACAACCTGTATGGCTTGACCCAAGCCATCGCCTCCAACAG GGCCCTAGTGAAGACCCGGGGAACACGACCCTTTGTGATCTCCCGTTCAACCTTCGCTGGCCATGGCCAATATGCTGGTCACTGGACAGGGGATGTGTCGAGCTCCTGGGAGCATCTTTCTTACTCTGTGCCAG atatcctgcagTTTAACCTGGTAGGCGTGCCGCTGATTGGGGCAGACATCTGTGGCTTCCTGGGAGACACATCTGAGGAGTTGTGTGTACGCTGGACCCAATTGGGGACCTTCTACCCCTTCATGCGGAATCACAATGACTACAAAAGCAAG CCTCAGGAGCCATACAGGTTCAGCGAGACCGCACAGCAGGCCATGAGGAAGGCCTTCACTTTGCGTTATGCCCTTCTGCCCTACCTGTACACTCTCTTCCATGGAGCCCATATCAGAGGGGACACAGTGGCCCGGCCCCTCTTCCTGGA GTTCCCTGAGGATCCCAACACCTGGTCTGTGGACCGCCAGCTCTTGTGGGGATCAGCCCTGCTCATCACACCTGTGCTTGAGCCTGGGAAAACTGAAGTGACTGGCTACTTCCCCGAGGGCACGTGGTACAACCTGCAGATG GTGCCAATGGAGGGCCTTGGCAGCCTCCCATCTCCTCCATCATCTCTGCCATCACCCCTCAGGTCTGTTGTGCACAGCAAGGGGCAGTGGCTGACGCTCGAAGCCCCTCTGGATACCATCAATGTGCACCTGAGGGCAGGATACATCATACCACTGCAG GGCCCCAGCCTCACAACCACAGAATCCCGAAAGCAGCCCATGGCCCTGGCTGTGGCGTTAACAGCAAGCGGCGAGGCCTATGGGGAGCTGTTCTGGGATGACGGGGAGAGCCTAGATGCTCTGGAGCGTGGGGCCTACACACAAGTCACCTTCTTGGCCAAGAAC GATACCATTGTGAATGAGTTAGTACACGTGGCCAAGGAGGGAGCTGACCTACAGCTGAGGAAGGTGACCGTCTTGGGAGTAGCCACAGCCCCTACACAAGTCCTTTCCAATGGTGTCCCTGTCTCCAATTTCACCTACAGCCCTGAAAGCAAG aTCCTGGCCATCCCTGTCTCACTGCTCATGGGAGAGCAGTTTCAGATTGACTGGTCCTAG